The genomic region AGGATGCAAATCGAATTAGGGTGGTGCTAGAGACTAGAGGCATGGATGCGGCAGAATTATTAGTAAGTTATCAAACAGGAAATAGAAATTTCAAAAGAGCTAAATTGGCAGGATTAGACTTGAGTGGTTATAACTTAGCTGATATCGACTTAGAGGAAGCTAATTTAGAAGGAGCAAATCTGGCTCAAGCTAATCTTGAGGGATCGTTTCTTTACCGAGCTAACCTCAATCATGCCAACTTGAAAGAGACGATTTTTAGCCGTGCGGAGATGTGGGAAATCGATCTAGGTCAAGCTAATTTGAAAGAAGCTAACCTATACATGGCAAATCTGAAAGGGGCGTATTTGTGGAAAGCTAATTTAGCTATTGCTAATTTAAGTGAAGCTTTCCTCAAAAATGTGAACTTTGTTCAATGCGATCTGTGGCGAGCGAACTTGAGAGAGGCTAACCTCAGTGGTGCTAACTTAAAAGGTGCTAGCTTGAAAGCCGCAGCTTTAGAAAGAGCCAAATACAACGAAAGTACCCTTTTTCCTGAAGGATTCGAGCCAGATAGTGCTGGGATGCGTTTCGTATCTGATATGCGTTTGGTTTGATTTCAGTTTTCGCTAATCTAAAACTAAGCTTAATTTTGATACCAACGTCAGACTAAGTTTGCTATGATGATTAGTCTAAATTGGGGTGACTAGCTCAACGGTAGAGCACTGGACTCTTAATCCATCGGTTGCGGGTTCGATTCCCTCGTCACCCATTTCTCGCAAACGTAGCGATGGTACGTCTGTACCTAAATTAGGAGGAAATGCGATCGCATTTCCTCCTAAGCGCTCGAATACTGATTTTTAGCGGAAATTCCCCGGATTTAAACGGCGATTGCTTGGGTTATTAGCTGGCTGAGCAGTTGTTTTTTTGCCTTTGACCTTAACTCCATTCCTCAAACCTGAACCTGTACCGCCATCTTGAGGATCTAAGAAAGCTCTTAAATCGATAGTAGATCTACGGGCGCGAGTGCGGTTAGTCGTTTTACCTCCACCAAGGAGATCGTTGAGGACATTAGAACCACCTCTACCAGTGTAAGTATTAACCCCAACTGTAGATTGACCGCTATCAGCTACGCTCAGATTTTCAAAAATGCGATCGCGAGTTGCGATGGGATCTTGACCTGTAGGAACAGTCAATACAATTCGGCTAGGGCAATCTGAAGTTCTTTCGGTAGTGACACAGATAATGTTGTAGCCATTTTTAACATCAGTCCGCATTTCCAGCAATCCTTCTGGGCGATAACTTTCTAGACGTTCGGCAATACTAGTACAGCGCCGGAAAGCGGTCCATCCTCCTCCCATACTTCTGGGAGTTGCCCAAGGATAAGCTTCTCCAGGACGACTTTCAGGATAGTACATGACTGTGTAATCGCCGTTAACGTACTGACAGGCAAACCTTGTGTTACCGTTAGCAGCAGGAACCGAATTGCCAGAATCGGGATAAGAACTACCGGAGTCTGGGTAGGGATTAGGGCTATTGCCATCAGTATTGACGATGACATCCCTTTGAGCGATTTGTAGTGGTAAAGATTCAGCAATCGCACTACTTGAACTAACGAGTAGAGCTATGGCTAGAGCGAAACTACTTCCTTGGCTAACAGTAGAATTAAGCATTGGTCGTGACATTGAATTTGCCCTCCATGAACACCCTAAAAATGGCGACAGTCAATCTAGTTTAATTTTGGTAGCTAGGTGAATAGTTCGGGGTGAATTGACCACCTAGTAAGCTTTTAAGCTCAAATACTAGCACCAGTTACCGACTTTCATTTCTATCTATCTGATTCATAAATCTTTATAAATCAGTGTCGGTATCGTATACTACGGGGATACGAGCAATACCTGGGAAACCACAGTCCTAGGATAGTAATCTCCTCTTTTTTTGTTTTTGGGATTAACCCAATGAAATTAGGAGATAGCACGAGTCAGGGTATGGAAACCTTATACTGCTCTAGATAGTATGTTGACGGTTCTACCTCATACCAAGTTCCCGTAAACTTAAGGAGAAAAACTATCGATGTTGGAGGTACAGCCGCCGCTGACCGTTCCTAGAGAATTCCTCGGCCCGCCCAGTGGCTTCAACCCCACGCTAGTCATGTTCTTAGCAGCCTTAGTGTTGGTGGTAATTTCTACTAGTGGTTATTGGCTGTGGAATTGGCCTGGGTGGTTTTGCTTTTCGATCAATATTTTGGCTTTACACATGGCAGGCACGATAATTCACGATGCTTCTCATAATGTAGCTCATCACAACAAAGTGATGAATGCCATTTTAGGACACGGTAGCGCCTTAATGTTAGGTTTTGCCTTTCCAGTGTTTACTAGAGTCCATATGCAGCATCATGCTAATGTGAACGACCCAGAAAACGATCCCGATCATTTTGTATCTACTGGTGGTCCTTTATGGATGATTGCGGCACGATTTTTTTATCATGAAATATTTTTCTTTAAGCGGCGTTTATGGCGAAAATATGAATTATTAGAATGGTTTTTGAGTCGTCTATTTGTTGCTACTGTCATTTTTGTCGCTTGGCAGCATGGCTTTTCTAGCTATATTATGCATTTTTGGTTTTGTCCAGCTTTAGTTGTAGGTCTAGCTTTAGGTCTATTTTTTGACTACTTACCCCATCGCCCCTTTAAAGAGCGCGATCGCTGGAAAAATGCCCGTGTTTATGCTAGCCCTTGGTTAAATATCATGATCTTGGGGCAAAACTACCACTTAGTTCATCATCTGTGGCCATCCATTCCTTGGTACAAGTATCAAGGAGCTTATCTAGCAACTAAACCTCTGTTAGAATCTAAAAATTGTCACTTGTCTCTAGGGTTATTTGAAGGTAAAGACTTACTGCATTTTCTCTATGACTTATTCTTAGGAATTCGAGTTCACAAAAAAGAATGTTTTAGAAGTCAGAAGTCAGAAGTCAGAAGTCAGAAGTAAAATGCGATCAAATCAATGGTTCAGCCTTAAATTTTGTCCTAACCTTGGCTTCGAGGGCTATAACGGTAATTAACGGTTAAAAAATTAACTCTACCCACTTGATTGACAATTCACCATCCATCTTCGCCCCGATGAAACTGAATTCATGCGGGGCATTTTATTGGGTCATTTAAGCACAAGAGCCAGAAATTTCAGAATAATTCAAATCTTCTCTCAGGGATGCAGCTTCTCTCAGGTAAATATGCTTCACGGGAGCGCAATCTAGAGGCAAATTGATATGGATCAATAAACGGATACAAAGAGGCATAGCTCCTTCTACGTGCATATGCTGTACGTCTAACAGGGGTACTTGCTCCCAACCAAAACACTGACGGGCTATAGCCGCCGGAAACACAGCATCTAGATCTTGAGTGGCAGTAAAAGTCGCACTAATGATGTCGTCTGGATCGATTTGATTTCTCTGTTGTAATTCAGTCAATAATTCGGTTACAGCCTCCTGGATTGCCTTATATGTATTCGCTGAGGCGGTAGTTGCCCCTCGAATCGCTCGAACTTTCCAATCCACACGCAATTCCTCCGCAAACAGCTAAAAAATGAAGTCAGAAGTAAAAAGATTACTATTTTGGTGATGGCTATAAGTTTGGCTTAGGGTTTATACATCCATAAAGGTAGTCCTTGGCTAGAAAGTTCAAATTCTAACCAATCCCAACCCGGAAATAGGCTGGAATTAGATGGTATTTTGCCTTGTACTAATCTATTAACCAAAGGTTTACGTTCTTCTAAGTTATAGCACTCTGTTTTCTCAGGATCGAGTCCTGCTAGTTCCGCCGCCCAACGTCTAGCATCTTCTTCACTACCTAGCTTATCCACAATACCTAAACCAAGAGCTTGCTCGCCACTGAAAATACGCCCGTCAGCAAAGCTTTTCACAGTTTCTATTGGTAAATTTCGAGATTCGGCGATGGTAGAGACAAACTGATGATAAGTAGAATCGATCAAGGCTTGCAGAATTTCTTGTTCTTGGGGGGTTAATTCCCGATCAAATGACAAAATGTCCTTATAAGGTCCAGATTTGACGACTTTGAAGGAAACGCCCACCTTATCTAACAGCCGCTCAATGTTGTTAGAGCGCAAAATCACACCGATACTGCCAGTAATTGTCCCAGGATTAGCGATGATTTTTTCGGCACCCATGCCAATATAAACACCACCGGAAGCGGAAATATTGCCAAAACTAGCGACTATTTTCACTTTTTCTCGCAACCGTTTGAGAGCCTCATATATTTCTTGGGAATCTCCCACCGTGCCACCAGGGCTATCAATTCGCAATAATAAAGCGGGAAATTTCTTTTCTTCGACGGTTTTTAAAGCTTCTAAAACCTGTTTGCGGGTCGCTCCGGCGATCGCGCCACTAATCTCAACTCTAGCTATTTGTTTTTTAAATTTACGCTTGAAAGGCCAAATCATGAGGTACTTCTGTGTCTGGACACGATAACATTTGGATCTTTCTCTAGTTTGCACGATCGAGAGACTTTATTTGGCATGGAGTAGCGATCGCTAAGGATTAATGCTTACCGAATTGTAAATTTTTGGTTACAATATTAAGATACAAATCATCAGCAGCAGTCGCAGCTTATGCAACTCAAGCTTTCTGCATCTTCTTTTCCTAATCTATCACCGTGGTTAATTGCCCCATTTTTCCTCTGGGGAACGGCGATGGTAGCTATGAAAGGGGCGGTTCCCAATACCACGCCCTTATTTATGGCAGGATTTAGGTTGCTACCTGCGGGAATTTTGGTTTTGCTGGTAGCTAACTGGCTCAAACGTCCTCAACCTCAAAGTTGGAAAGCTTGGCTGGGAATCGGCTTTTTTGCCTTAGTAGATGGAACATTATTTCAAGGTCTTTTAGCGGAAGGGTTAGCCAGAACTTCGGCGGGATTGGGTTCTGTGATGATTGACTCTCAACCTCTAGCTGTGGCATTACTTTCTAGTTGGTTATTTGGGGAAGTAATTGGCTCATGGGGATGGTTGGGGCTAGGTTTAGGAGTACTGGGAATTAGTCTGATTGGTTTACCCGATGAATGGGTATTAAATTTGTTACATTTGGGTGCAAATTCAACTCCTGTGGCTTGGTCAGAACTATTTGCTCACGGTGAATGGTTAATGCTACTTTCAGCCTTAGCAATGGCGGTGGGTACGGTAACTATTCGGATGATTACCAAATACGCCGATCCGATTGTGGCAACTGGCTGGCATATGATCTTGGGAGGGTTACCCTTATTTGCCATGTCTGGTGTCTGGGAATCAAACCAGATCTCCTATATAGATGTTTCGGGTTGGATGGCTTTAGTTTATTCCGCTATTTTTGGCAGTGCTATCGCTTACGGTCTATTTTTCTATTTCGCAGCTAATGGTAACTTGACTAGCTTGAGTTCTTTAACTTTCTTGACTCCCATCTTTGCAATTTTGTTTGGTAATCTGTTTTTATCTGAAGAACTTACCACAGTTCAATGGGCAGGAGTAAGTTTAACTTTAGTCAGCATTTATTTAATTAATCAACGTCAAATGATTGCTAGTAAGTGGCATCAAGTTCTTCATTGGCTATCACTCAATCAATCATTTAGAAGCAGTTTAGCCTCAAATTCTAGAGATATAGATAATAACTTTAATCCTGTATCTGTACAAGTTCAAGAGTCTGAGTTTTAAACCTAATTTACTAATCTAAGTCTGGATTTAAGATTAATATTTGCTCTCAATGTTTGTGGCTATACCAATTCACATTCAAGATTTGTAGGTAGCAAGTATTTAGTAGACCTCTTGCATAAGTCACACGATTATCAATTATGAGTCTGACAATTAGCTATAAATGAGTAATATCTGGCACAAATCATCAGCAAAAACAGTTATCAGTTTCCCAGATCTGCCATTCACCAATTTATCGTTACTCGTTACTCGTTACTCAAGTCAATATGGCTTGAGTTTTGCAAGAGGTCTAGTGATTTGGTATTAGTTTGTATCATCAACATCACAATTACCTGAATCTTGTTCGTACTTGACTATAACTATATAAGGCTCACCTATAACACTTTGCTCAAAATTGGCTGCCATAGCATCAGTAATTGCCTCTTCATCAAATACTTTATATCCAGAACTTTTAATAACTTCTAGGTAGTTGGGCTGCTTGTCTGGGTCGATCAAAACTGCTACTCCAACTTCACCATTTAGCTTTTTTGGACAAGCTATTTCTGGATAAGTTCCCTTCACGAAAACTTTCTGAAATTTGGTTGATGATATTTCTAATCTAGTTGCCCAATTTTGATAATTAGTATTACCAGCTTCGTCACTAGTATTACTGGAATTGAAGGCTAATTGAGTTGAGTCATTTTCTATAAGTGGAGTTGCTTGAGGAAGAGGATTTTCTAGCCAGTTATGGGTATTATTAGGCGTTTCCGACATCGGAGAGGCGGTAGTTGCTGGTTCTGGGTTGGTTTCCACTTCAGATGTTGGAGGTGGTGAAGATGTGGGAGATAACGTAACTGGAAACTTACCTAAAAATATTGGCTTTCTATAAAGAGAGTAATCTGAAATCTTGGCGGGTGAAGGCTGGGGAGTAGCTAATTTTGGACTTGGAGAAGGAGAAGGATGGAGTGAGACTGATAAATTTAACGAATCTGATTGAGTCCGTTTTGGGGGAATAGGGAAAACAGGTTGATAGAAAATAGCAGGTAGGGTATCTATAGAAGTGCGGGGTACAACTAAGGTTGGTATGCGGCTTTGTTCGGTTGGGGTTAATGCCACAACTTGAATTGGACTAGGTAATTCAAGGCTAGGAGTGGTTTCAAAATCAGATATGTAGGACAGTAGTATTAGTGCTAAGCCGTGAATACTTATGGAAGCCAAACCCGCCAACAAAGTGGATTTTCGCCCGAAGTATCCAGCAAAATGTCCCAAAATTGAGGTTTCCTTAAGTGATGGTGGGATGATTTGAGACTGAGGCGATCGCTCAAATAGCATAATAATGAAGTCAGAAGTTAGAAGTCAGAAGTCAGAAGTAATTATACCTCTGGCGAAACTAAAGCAAGATTGTCTCTGGGTAAGGATTCGATCTGATTTTCAATTAATAACCCAAGTTGCTAGTGATAAATTGGATGTACTCTTGGGGGATTGGGGACACGGGGACACGGAGAGGAAAATTTAATTAGCAATCAACCATCAACAATCAACCATCAACAATTAATAAACAAGTCAAAGATAGTAACTAGCAACTTACGTTAATAAGAGAAATAGGACTGTTCGGTGCTGGAAACGATTCCCGATTCCCGATTCCCAATCCTCTGAAAAAATAGTTGTCAATTTGCATAGATCGAATTTAAAATCCAAGTTCCTGAACTAATATTTTTTAGCTGTGTTACCAACTGTTATTTTACCTGGTTATCTCGAAAGTGCGATCGCATACCTAACGTTAGAGAAATTCTTGCAACAGCAGGGTTTTCCCACTGTAACTGTACCTCTACGTCGTCGCGATTGGCTCCCAACTGTCGGGGGGCGATCGATGATTCCGATTTTGCGACAACTAGATCGAGTTGTCAAAGAAATGTTAGCTAAATATGGAACCTCCCAAATTAATTTAATTGGTCATTCGGCGGGAGGTTGGATTTCGCGGATTTACCTGGGAGAAAAGCCCTATGTAATTCACGGTGATGTCATGGAAGATGCCAATTTGTGGTTCGCACATCCCTATATTGCTTCTTTAACCACTCTAGGCACGCCTCATACTAGTCTAGAGCGTTGGACGAGGAAAAACTTAGATTTTGTCAATCACGGCTATCCAGGAGCATTCTATGCCAACGTGCGCTATGTTTGTGTAGCTGGAAAATCAGTTTTCGGGCAAAGACGACGGGGAAGTTGGTTGGCTTACAGCAGCTATAAACTCACCTGCGGGGTGGGAAACACTTGGGGAGATGGAATTACGCCAATTAATGCCGCTCATTTAGAAGGGGCTAACAACTTGATTATAGAAGGAGTCAAACATTCTCCACGCTCTCCAGGAATTTGGTATGGTTCCCCAGTCGTAGCCCCAGAATGGGTTCAATATTTGCTCTAAGCGACTTCAGGCAGGTTTTTGGTGAGGAGATAGAAACGAAAAGTTAACAGGATATTAAGCATCTCCTAGACAATGCAGTCGCGATCGCAGTTAAATCTAATTTAGTTGGGTAAATTATTCGAGAGTCACCCATCTGCTTGACAAACACCACTCAAAATTTTGCTAGATTATGGTGACAGCATTCATCTAGTTTTGGCTCTTGACATTCAAACATCCTGGCTTACAGTGAAATCTTTAAGCTGCTTCTACTGATTAACATCCATGTCCAAGCTCGTTATTGTTGAATCTCCCACTAAAGCTCGTACTATTCGCAACTATCTGCCCTCAGAATATCGAGTTGAAGCATCTATGGGGCACGTACGCGACTTACCTGCATCAGCAGAGGAAATCCCGGAAAATGTGAAGGGAGAAAAGTGGGCGCAGCTAGGAGTGAATGTAGAAGCTAATTTTGAGCCTTTGTATGTCATTCCCAAAGATAAAAAGAAAATCGTCAAACTGCTACAAGATGCTTTAAAAGAAGCCGATGAATTAGTTCTAGCAACTGACGAAGACAGGGAAGGAGAAAGTATCAGTTGGCATCTACTGCAAATACTAAAGCCCAAAATTCCGATCAAACGGATGGTATTTCATGAAATTACTCAAGAAGCAATCCGTAAAGCCCTAAAAGACTGTCGTCAGGTCGATGAAAAGCTAGTACGCGCCCAAGAAACGCGGCGGATACTAGATCGCCTGGTAGGTTACACCCTTTCTCCGTTACTTTGGAAAAAGATCGCTAGGGGGCTTTCCGCCGGAAGAGTGCAGTCAGTCGCCGTTAGGGTGTTGGTGAATCGGGAACGAGCGCGATTGGCGTTTAAACAGGGGAGTTACTGGGATTTACAAGCGCTGTTAGTCCACAAAACCCAGAAATTTGGGGCAAAATTAGTCACCGTCGCTGGTGTCAAAATTGCCACTGGTGCAGATTTCGATCCAGATACAGGTCAAATTATTGCTGGCAAAAAAGTTACCCTGCTCAATGAAGAAGACGCTAAAGCTCTGCAAGCACGCTTAATTGAGGAAATTTGGACGGTTAAAGACATAGAAGAGCGTGCCGTTAACCGCAAGCCTTCCCCTCCGTTTACCACTTCCACCCTACAACAAGAATCCAACCGGAAACTAAGACTTTCCGCTAGAGAAACCATGCGGGTGGCACAAAGCTTGTACGAGCAAGGGTACATTACCTATATGCGTACCGATTCGGTTCATTTATCGGATCAAGCAATAGAAGCAGCGCGCAGTTGCGTGATGGAAAAGTATGGAGCCGAATATCTTAGCCCCAAACCCCGTCAATACACCACCAAAGCCAAAGGCGCTCAGGAAGCTCACGAAGCGATTCGCCCTGCTGGAAGCAGCTTTCGCACCCCCAGGGAAACTGGTTTAAACGGACAAGAACTATCTTTATACGATCTGGTTTGGAAACGCACCGTCGCCTGTCAAATGGCTGACTCCCGCCAAACTCACATCAGCGTCGATTTGGAAGTAGCGGATGCTGGATTCCGCGCCACTGGGAAACGGATTGACTTTCCAGGCTATTTACGGGCTTATGTAGAAGGTTCTGACGATCCTAATGCTGCTATTGAAGACCAAGAAGTGATCTTACCTCCTTTGAAAGCTGGAGATCATCCAGAATGTGAAAAACTAGAGGCGATTCCCCACGAAACCCAGCCTCCCGCCCGTTTTACGGAAGCTTCTTTGGTTAAAACTTTAGAAAGTGAAGGAATCGGTCGTCCTAGTACCTACGCCAGCATTATTGGGACTATAGCCGATCGCGGTTACGCTAAAATGCAAAGTCAGGCTTTAGTTCCTACTTTTACGGCTTTTGCAGTGACTACCTTGTTAGAAAAGCATTTTCCCGATTTAGTTGATACCAGCTTCACCGCCAAAATGGAGCAAACCCTAGATGATATTTCCACAGGTGAGGCGCAATGGCTCCCCTACCTCAAGAAATTCTATTCTGGGGAAACTGGGTTAGATACCTTGGTCAAGCAGCAGGAAAGTCAAATTGACCGCGCTCAAGCCCGCACCATTGAATTGGATCACCTGGAACCTAAAATCCGTTTGGGGAGTAAAGTCCCCTATGTGGAATCAATTAATGGAGATGAAGTATTAATCGCTTCGATTCCGGCTGATTGGACTCCAGCAGATGCAGATCCAGAACGAATAGCTGAATTGTTGCGGCAAAAAGCTGAAGGTCCCGTAGAATTGGGCAAATATCCTGAATCTGGAGAATCAGTTTACTTTTTCAAAATAGGTCCTCACGGCCCTTACGTGCAAGTTGGGCAAAAAACCGAAGAGAATCCCAAACCTAAACGAGCTTCGATTCCTAAAACCCAGAATTTAGAAGAAGTTACTCTAGATACAGCCCTAAATTTACTCTCTCTACCCAGACTTTTGGGCAATCATCCCGGAACTGGAGGGAAGATTAAGGCGGCGATCGGTCCTTTTGGACCTTATATCGTTCACGAACAGGGGAAAGGTGAGAAAGACTATCGATCGCTCAAAGCTAGTGATGATATCTTTACTATCACTCTAGAACGGGCGCTAGAATTATTAGCAGAACCGAAAAAAGGTCGTGGTGGTAAAAGTAAAACTGCGAAAGAACCTTTACGAACCCTGGGGAATCACCCTGATGATGAAGAAGTGATAGAGGTTCACGAAGGTCGCTATGGTCCATACATTAAGCATGGTAAAACCAATGTATCTTTGCCGAAAGATACAACTGTAGAAGAAGTAACTATGGCTACGGCTTTGGAATTACTAGCTACCAAGTCAACTACTCAAAAGTCTACTGGTACTCGAACTAAATCAACCAAATCAACCAAGTCTAAAACTTCGACCACAACTCGGAAGACAACCACTAAAAAAGCCGCAAAAACCTCTTGAAGAGGTAGATGAACCGCTAATCAAGTTTAAAGTAGGGTAGGCATTACTTACCCTACTTACTGGGACGGGAAATTTCGTCGATCGCCCTGGTCAATCCACCAGTCCTGATTTTGGATGCAGCACAGTTTTACCTATCAGGGATTGGAGGTGAAAGTGCTAGAGTTTTGCCAGTAGTACAACTAAGAATTACTCTGGCGATGTGCTTTCATCGCTTTGACAAATTTAGCAAACAGATAATCAGCATCATGAGGACCAGGACTGGCTTCAGGATGATATTGAACTGAGAAGCAGGGTAAAGATTTATGCTTTAATCCAGCTATAGTTTGATCGTTGAGGTTCAAGTGAGTGATTTCTATGTTTTCACTCAAGCTATCAGGGGCGATCGCAAAACCGTGATTTTGGCTAGTAATCTCAACTTGCTGTTTTAATCCGGCTGGTTGATTCAAGCCGCGATGACCAAATTTGAGCTTAAATGTTCTCGCACCCAAAGATAATCCTAAAATTTGATGTCCCATACAGATCCCAAAAATGGGGGTTTTGGTGGCGACTAGTTCTTTGGTGGTGGCGATTCCTTCAGTGACTTCGGCTGGATCTCCTGGACCATTGGAGAGGAAAATCCCATCGGGGTTATATTTCAAAATTTCAGATGCTGGGGTATCAGCCGGAACAACTATTACTTTACAACCGTAACTGCTCAATCGTCGCAGAATATTGCGTTTTACCCCAAAATCAAGGGCAACTACGGTTAAAGGTGTATTTGGTGCTGCATCTATCCCAAATTCCCAATCTGGATTAGTGGATTCAGACCATTCATAAGTTTCTCTGGTAGTGACTTCTTTGACCAGATTCAATCCTTGCATACTCGGCGCAGATTGGACGTGGGCGAGTAACTCTTCTGGATCTAATATTTCTGTCGAAATGCCCCCGTTCATGGCTCCTACAGAGCGAATTTTGCGGGTTAAGGCTCTCGTATCTATCCCATATATACTAGGAATTTGGTGTTGCTGAAGATAATCTGGTAAGGATTGGGTAGAGCGCCAATTACTAGGAGTGGTACAAATATTGCGGGCGATCACTCCTTGAATTTGAGGACCATTAGCTTCTTCATCTTCAAGATTAACCCCTGTATTTCCCAATTCAGGATAGGTAAAGATGATAATTTGACCTTTATAACTGGGATCTGTGAGGACTTCCTGGTAACCCGTCATTCCTGTGTTAAAGACGACTTCACCAATAGCTGTACCAGAAGCACCAAAAGACCAGCCTTGATAATAACTGCCATCTGCTAGAGCTAACAATGCTGGTTGACGATCTAAAAGAGGCATACAACTTAAAGATTTGGCGATGGGGTGGCGGGTGTTATTATCGCATATGTGACAGCTAAATCACCTTTCTATTGGTCAAGGAGCGATCGCATAACTGCGATCAAGGTTTCAGTTCTTTAATCACCCGACCAGAGGTGGTAAATGATACTCCTTGCTGGAAACTGGTACTAATCATCACTGCTTCTACAATTGGCTCTGTCACACTTTTTTGCTCTGCTACCCACTCCACAATAAAATTTGCTCCTGAACCTCCACTAGAATCTTGTTGAGGGATAAAAAATTCTGTGGTTGCTAGTGGAGCAAGCTGCAAATTACCCTGTGAGTGCTGTTTAATTAATTTTCCGGCTGAGTTGTAGTAGCGAGCAGAGCGAATTATAATCGGGTCAGTTAAGCTGGTGTTGCGAATGCTCAAGGTGACACTAAGCAAAAATTGCTCCTGTTTATCGCCATGATAGATATGCGAGTAAACTGGAACTAAAATAGTTTGTCCTTTGCTGATGACAATTTGGTTAGATGTAATTGATACACCTCCACCATCTCTAGCAATTCGAGTCAATGGTTCAACTGGAGGTGGCGAATTAGGGTTCTGAGATGATAGGTTACCCCTTGTCGTATCACACGCAGTTAAGAGGATGAGACACATGACGGTTGTAATTGCTACTGGCTGGATCGCCACTACTATTGTCCTCCGAAAACTTATACCAATTCTTGAAATTCACGCTACAGACCAAAATGTAGAGACGTTGCAATGCAACGTCTCTACACACCAATTATGTAGCACAACAAAATGAAAATGGGATTAAATCATGCATCATGCTCTATGGGAACTCCCCGATCACCGATGAGGACGTATCGACCTTTTTTTTGCCATAATTTGAGCCAACTTTTGCCGTTGACTAGGAGTTAAGACTTCTCGCATCTCTAGTAAACTTTCTAAGCGCAGGTCACCTATCTGATTTTGCAAGTCTTGGACTTGATTGTGTTTGGCACGAATTTGACCAGCACTGGC from Merismopedia glauca CCAP 1448/3 harbors:
- the carA gene encoding glutamine-hydrolyzing carbamoyl-phosphate synthase small subunit, whose amino-acid sequence is MPLLDRQPALLALADGSYYQGWSFGASGTAIGEVVFNTGMTGYQEVLTDPSYKGQIIIFTYPELGNTGVNLEDEEANGPQIQGVIARNICTTPSNWRSTQSLPDYLQQHQIPSIYGIDTRALTRKIRSVGAMNGGISTEILDPEELLAHVQSAPSMQGLNLVKEVTTRETYEWSESTNPDWEFGIDAAPNTPLTVVALDFGVKRNILRRLSSYGCKVIVVPADTPASEILKYNPDGIFLSNGPGDPAEVTEGIATTKELVATKTPIFGICMGHQILGLSLGARTFKLKFGHRGLNQPAGLKQQVEITSQNHGFAIAPDSLSENIEITHLNLNDQTIAGLKHKSLPCFSVQYHPEASPGPHDADYLFAKFVKAMKAHRQSNS
- the topA gene encoding type I DNA topoisomerase, coding for MSKLVIVESPTKARTIRNYLPSEYRVEASMGHVRDLPASAEEIPENVKGEKWAQLGVNVEANFEPLYVIPKDKKKIVKLLQDALKEADELVLATDEDREGESISWHLLQILKPKIPIKRMVFHEITQEAIRKALKDCRQVDEKLVRAQETRRILDRLVGYTLSPLLWKKIARGLSAGRVQSVAVRVLVNRERARLAFKQGSYWDLQALLVHKTQKFGAKLVTVAGVKIATGADFDPDTGQIIAGKKVTLLNEEDAKALQARLIEEIWTVKDIEERAVNRKPSPPFTTSTLQQESNRKLRLSARETMRVAQSLYEQGYITYMRTDSVHLSDQAIEAARSCVMEKYGAEYLSPKPRQYTTKAKGAQEAHEAIRPAGSSFRTPRETGLNGQELSLYDLVWKRTVACQMADSRQTHISVDLEVADAGFRATGKRIDFPGYLRAYVEGSDDPNAAIEDQEVILPPLKAGDHPECEKLEAIPHETQPPARFTEASLVKTLESEGIGRPSTYASIIGTIADRGYAKMQSQALVPTFTAFAVTTLLEKHFPDLVDTSFTAKMEQTLDDISTGEAQWLPYLKKFYSGETGLDTLVKQQESQIDRAQARTIELDHLEPKIRLGSKVPYVESINGDEVLIASIPADWTPADADPERIAELLRQKAEGPVELGKYPESGESVYFFKIGPHGPYVQVGQKTEENPKPKRASIPKTQNLEEVTLDTALNLLSLPRLLGNHPGTGGKIKAAIGPFGPYIVHEQGKGEKDYRSLKASDDIFTITLERALELLAEPKKGRGGKSKTAKEPLRTLGNHPDDEEVIEVHEGRYGPYIKHGKTNVSLPKDTTVEEVTMATALELLATKSTTQKSTGTRTKSTKSTKSKTSTTTRKTTTKKAAKTS
- a CDS encoding DUF3124 domain-containing protein, with amino-acid sequence MAIQPVAITTVMCLILLTACDTTRGNLSSQNPNSPPPVEPLTRIARDGGGVSITSNQIVISKGQTILVPVYSHIYHGDKQEQFLLSVTLSIRNTSLTDPIIIRSARYYNSAGKLIKQHSQGNLQLAPLATTEFFIPQQDSSGGSGANFIVEWVAEQKSVTEPIVEAVMISTSFQQGVSFTTSGRVIKELKP